The Synergistaceae bacterium genome contains the following window.
AAAGCATCACCGACGGGAACTTCAAGCGGCCTGTTAGTCGATACAACATCACAGCCGGGGCCGACCTCCTGTAAAGCTCCTAGAGGCATAAGCAAAACTCTATCTTCACGAAATCCGACAACTTCAGCGTCTAACTCGTGCGAACCGTCGCGAAAACAAATTTTGCACAAATCACCGACTCTAACGTCAGGGCCCTGAGACTCTGCTACTAATCCGACAACTTGAACAATACGGCCGTTTATCTTGATTAATGGCTTCTGCAATAAATCAGTGCTGAATAACTGAAATAAATTTAAATCGTCTAAATCTTTCATGCTTTAGTCTTCCTTTGCTGCCTGCTGAAATACTTCATCAACAACTGACTCGACCTGACTCATTTGAGTTTTCCAGCGGGCATCATAGACTCCGAGACTCGTTTCAACAATGCAGGCACCTTTTTCGACACTTGAGTCCGGTTTTATCTCTAAACGCTTGACTCCCCTTAATGCATCCTGAAATTTTGAGTCTATATTGCTTTCTACGTGCTTCAAATCTTCGGGCGATACGTAAATTAAAACTTGATTCTTGTCGCTCAAACGTGCTAATACTTCAGTCAACACAGAGTCAATTGTATCAGGGTTTAACTCGACTTGACGATGTAACATGCGCCTTAACATTTCAGTCCATACGCGAATCAAACGGGGCTGATTTAATTTCACGAGTTCAGCAAAATTTTCATTAAGTTTTTGTCCGAGATTATCAATTACTCCGGCCAAGTCAGCAAATTTCGTCAAATATTCCTGTTCGACCTCCTGCCGAGCCTGCGTTAATCCCTCGTTATAGCCTTTGTTAAATCCTTCCTGCTGTGCTTTAGTGCGTGCCTCGTCAGCAATTTTTTTCGCGTTTGCGTTTGCTTCTGACTCTAGGGTTCTGCGCCGTGCCTCGTATTCGGATTTAATGCCGCCTATTTCGCTTTCGAGTCGTGCTTTAGCTTCTGATAGTTGAGAGTTAGCTAATTCTGCCGTGCCTAAACTGTTAGTGAGTGCTTTAATTTGCGCTGTCAACTCGTCTAACTCTTTTGCGTCGGGAGAAGGAATATTTACCTGCAATTTTTGCGCGGAATTTTTCCCGGCTCTCACTGTCTTAGCTGATCCGGGCTGCTCTGATTGATTGTCGGGCGGTTTATTTCCTTCCTGCTTTATTTCGCTCTCAAGGATTCCGATTTTCACAGCTTGCGGCAAAAGTCTCACAGTGCGCAGGACTCTTTGATGAGCAAGACCGTTATACAACTAGCTCGTCTCCTCCGCCGGTAGCAATTACGATTTCTCCCTGTTCCTCTAAGCTCCTGATTACGTTTACTACCTTCTGCTGGGCTTCTTCTACGTCTTTGACTCTTACCGGGCCCATGAAATCCATATCTTCCTGTAACATTTCGGCAGCACGCTTTGACATATTCTTGAAAAATTTTGCTTTGAGGTCTTCTGTCGCGCCCTTGAGTGCCAAGCTGAGTTCTTTGAGGTCGACTTCACGCAAGACTCTCTGTAACGACCTGTCATCAAGTTTCATGCTGTCTTCAAATACAAATAATCTCTTCTTGATTTCTTCTGCGAGTTCGGGATCATTTTCTTCGAGATATTCCATGATGTTGCGTTCAGTTGCTCTATCAGTGCTGTTTACGATTGCGACAACTGCATCAATACCGCCTGCAACTGTGAAATCCTGCCCCATAACGGTGCTTAATTTGCGCTCTAACACTCTTTCAACCTCCCGCAAAACTTCAGGTGTTATGCGATCCATATTAGCGATTCTTTTCGTAACGTCGGCCTGCAGAATGGGATTTAATCCGCTCAGAATCATTGCTGCCTGCGTCGGTTCAAGATAGGACAGAATTAATGCTATTGTCTGCGGGTGTTCGTTCTGAATGAATCCTAAAATCTGTCCTGCGTCCGTGTGTCTCATGAAATCGAACGGCTTAACCTGAAGGCTTGCTGTGATTCGTGCCAGTAGATTCTGAGCTTTCTCCGGACCGAGTGCGCGTTCGAGTACGTCTCTTGCATAGTCAACACCTCCGCGCGCCATAAATTCACGAGCCATTAAGATTTCTTGAGCTTCTTTCAAGACCGTGAGCTTTACGTCGGGCGTTACCTTTCTTAAATTTGCGATTTCCAGCGTAATTAATTCTATTGTTGCATCATCGAGCTTCTTATATACTTCCGGGGCTATGTCGCTTCCAAGTGAGACCATCAAGACCGCAACTTTTTCACGGCCGCTTAACCCCTTTCCGCCTTCTTCTTTGGGCATAACGTCAACTCCTTCACGTTAATTAACTATCCATTGAGAGCCATTCATTAACGAGAGTCGCAATCTCATCGGGATGACTCTTTGCGTAGGCTTTGAGCTGTTCTTCAAGTACCGCCATTTCACCTTGGAACGCAAGCAAATCTGGTGAAGTGAGCATTTCTTGAATCGTCGGAACTTTTTTGCCGGCTTCCTCGATCTCCTGTACTGCGAGTCTCTGCTTCTTGATTCTCCACCACCAGAATAAACCGCCCAAGAGCAATAACAACACAAATAATGCAGCAATTGACCCCGAAATAATTCGCCATCTTCGTTCTTGCCGTAATTCTTCAGCCATAGCATCAGCAAAAGCAGTTGAGAATCTCATCGAACGCACGACAAGAGTATCACCCCTCTGCGAATTAAAGCCTATTGCAGACGAAATTATTTCCTTCAATGAGTCTAATCTTTCCTCGCTCAAATTTTCGCCTTTATCATCAATCAAGACTGAAGCCGTTAATCTCCGCACACTTCCGGGCGTTACGACCTGATCGCCTTTTCTAGTTGTGATCTCATAATTTGTCGTAGAATTTGATCTATTATATTCGCTGTTCACCGTCGTAGAATTTATTGCGTAACCTGGAATATTTGTTGTCGTGCCGGGGTTGCCGTTGACTGGGTTTCCTTGACCTGTGTAGCTTTCTTCTTGACGTTCATTACTGCGGGGGACTCCGACTCCTGTTTCGGGATTAGGCGTGTATTCAACAAATGAGCTTGTGCGCTTGTCAAAATCTAAATCAACCTTGACTCTCACAACAGCAGAACCGGGGCCGAAAACTTGTTCAAGCATAATTCTAACTTTATTCTCTAGTTCGCGTTCGTGCTGGCGTTCTAACTCTCTTTGCACTGATGCAACGGAATTAGACCCGTCCGGATTGTACATAATCATAGAGTCCGAAATCATGTCAGACAAAATGCGGCCTTGAGTGTCAACAACTGTTACTGCGTCGGGCTGGAGTCCGTCTACACTATGAGCGACCAAATGAATAATTGATTTAACTTGATTCGGGCCGATAGTTGCTCCCTGCCTCAAACGCAATAAAACTGACGCTGTAGAAGGTTTCTGCTGTTCGAGAAATAATCTCTGCTCAGGAATAACAACGCTGACTCGTGCGTGTTCAACTTGTGCCATTTGTGAAATTGTGCGTGCAAGTTCGCCTTCTATCGCGCGCATATAAGCGACTCTCTGCTGAAATTCGCTCATTCCCATTTTCGAGTCATCAAAGAGTTCAAAGCCTCTAGTACCGCCCTTAGGGAGTCCCATTTGTGCAAGAGCTAATCTCGTTTCATAGACTGCATTTCCCGGCATTAAAATAGCGTTTGCACTCGGATCTAATCTGTATGAAATATTATGTTCGCGCAAATAATCAACAATGGCCGCCTGATCTTCGACTTCTAAACCTGCGTATAAAGGCTCGTAACTCGTTGTGCCGGTCATAAAAATTAATGCTATAAGCGCACCGAAAACTATTAATATTGCGAGAATGATAGAGATTCTCTGCCAGATTTTCAGCGATGCCCAGAAGTTTAAGAACGAGGCCATCCAGCGTTTCAAAGTGTCCATGATGATTTATTTAGCCTGTAATTCTTGATAATGCTTGATATGCATCGAGGAATTTATTACGAAGTTCCATGACCATCCTTAAAGCCGTATCAGCCCTTGACGTTGCGAGCACTACTTCTGAAATGTCGTCTACGTCGCCGGTTGACAGGTCTCTAATTTTTTTGTCTGCTTCCAGCTGCAATTGATTAACTTTCTTGATAGAGTCAGAGAGCATATCTTCAAATGACAATTTCGGGGCTTGCGGCGTTACATTATCCGCAAGTGCAGCGCTTGTATTGTATATACTTCTAGGAATTTCGCGCGTTCCATTTTGTCCGTATACTTGAGAAAAATCTATTAATAGACTATCCATAATAAATAAGGGCCTCCCAGTCAGATAATTTATTTTTTCGCTCCATCGATATGCTTCATCTATTATTAAGGGCAGCAACTCGAAACATTGTCTAGCATCCTTCTAAGACATCCCATTTACACAAGCCGGGTAAATTTGCCGCTCATTTCTTCATAAAATTTTCACATAACAATTTTACACCCATAATGCTTTAAATTTTTACGGGACTCAAAAATTTTCACGTACAAATCTGCACAAAGCCTCGTTAAAGATTTAAATCAAGGGGCAAAAATATTTTTCTCATTATACACTATAATATTTATAATTCACGACACAATAATAATAGCGTGATACAGAAATTTTTGCATCACATTTTAATTTATTATCGGCAGGGAAAAATTTTTTATTAATAGACAAAACACTTAATTTGCGCCACTGATTCCGGGCGGGGAGGGGGGCAAGGGGGAACGGGTTTCAGGGGTTCCCCCACATACACAAAAATTTTTTCTACGGTTATATAGTCAATGCAATAATTTATCGCGCAAATATGCAAAAGTTTTTACAGCTATAAAAGTGTATTTACTCTGAAATATTTATCTATAAATTTTTTCTCGCGAATCAATGCTGTATTGAAAAATTTTTCTTCGCGAGTCATTGCAATTAATAAAATAATTCAACATTTTTGTATTAGTATAAGTATTAGTAAAAAACTTTCATTTGCCGGAGAAATTTTCATAATGGAATCGTAAAATAATTATAACATTTGCAAGTCTTATATATAATATACTCGAAAAGGGGAAATTATCGCGCCTTTATCTAAAGAATTTATTTGACTTACATTATAATATATTGAATCATGACGCGAAAGGAGAAATTATTTATTTACTATGAAGACATTTATTATTTCACTCGTTATTATTGCAGCGTTAGTCAGTTCAGCTGTTGCCGCAGAAGTGAGCATTAACGCATTAGACTTTTACCCAAGCGGCGCAAAATTTACGTTCACAGTAAACCCCGGCGAAAATTCAGCGTTCGAAATTATTTTACCGGGGGCATTCAAAGCAGACTCTATCAGATTACTAAATCCCGATGACGTTCAGGGAAATATAAAAGTTGAATCACGTTCGCGCACAAAATGGACTCCTGAAGGACTCGCAGAATTAGACTCGCAGGTACAAGCACAATCAAGAGTCATCGACGAATTAAACGCGAGAAAAGCTGCACTCGAACAGACTCTATCACTCCTGAAAAATTCTGTTCCGGAATCAGCAAGACCCGAAAAATTACTTGAATTTATCCGTGAAGCTCAGGACTTGAGACTCGAAACAGAAAACGAGCTTGCAGACTTAAATATCACACTCGAACAGGAAAAAGCAAAGCTCACAACTTTACGCAGCGAATTAAATTCACGCACTCCCAGCAATGAAAAAAGTTATCTGCTCATTTCCGGCAAAGCAAATAAACCAGTAAAATTTGAGGCTTTCACAACTTCAGCAGCATGGCGGCCAAGCTATATTTTGAATCTCGACAGCAGCACGGGCAGCATTGACGTAAAAATGTTTATTCG
Protein-coding sequences here:
- the fliG gene encoding flagellar motor switch protein FliG, yielding MPKEEGGKGLSGREKVAVLMVSLGSDIAPEVYKKLDDATIELITLEIANLRKVTPDVKLTVLKEAQEILMAREFMARGGVDYARDVLERALGPEKAQNLLARITASLQVKPFDFMRHTDAGQILGFIQNEHPQTIALILSYLEPTQAAMILSGLNPILQADVTKRIANMDRITPEVLREVERVLERKLSTVMGQDFTVAGGIDAVVAIVNSTDRATERNIMEYLEENDPELAEEIKKRLFVFEDSMKLDDRSLQRVLREVDLKELSLALKGATEDLKAKFFKNMSKRAAEMLQEDMDFMGPVRVKDVEEAQQKVVNVIRSLEEQGEIVIATGGGDELVV
- the fliF gene encoding flagellar M-ring protein FliF — its product is MDTLKRWMASFLNFWASLKIWQRISIILAILIVFGALIALIFMTGTTSYEPLYAGLEVEDQAAIVDYLREHNISYRLDPSANAILMPGNAVYETRLALAQMGLPKGGTRGFELFDDSKMGMSEFQQRVAYMRAIEGELARTISQMAQVEHARVSVVIPEQRLFLEQQKPSTASVLLRLRQGATIGPNQVKSIIHLVAHSVDGLQPDAVTVVDTQGRILSDMISDSMIMYNPDGSNSVASVQRELERQHERELENKVRIMLEQVFGPGSAVVRVKVDLDFDKRTSSFVEYTPNPETGVGVPRSNERQEESYTGQGNPVNGNPGTTTNIPGYAINSTTVNSEYNRSNSTTNYEITTRKGDQVVTPGSVRRLTASVLIDDKGENLSEERLDSLKEIISSAIGFNSQRGDTLVVRSMRFSTAFADAMAEELRQERRWRIISGSIAALFVLLLLLGGLFWWWRIKKQRLAVQEIEEAGKKVPTIQEMLTSPDLLAFQGEMAVLEEQLKAYAKSHPDEIATLVNEWLSMDS
- the fliE gene encoding flagellar hook-basal body complex protein FliE; translated protein: MDSLLIDFSQVYGQNGTREIPRSIYNTSAALADNVTPQAPKLSFEDMLSDSIKKVNQLQLEADKKIRDLSTGDVDDISEVVLATSRADTALRMVMELRNKFLDAYQALSRITG